The Panicum virgatum strain AP13 chromosome 6K, P.virgatum_v5, whole genome shotgun sequence nucleotide sequence TTGGCGAGCTTCTTAGCATGCGGGCTGGCAATGCCCTTTGTCCCCgcggcggccaccggcgccggagcagcagccgccggtgtcggaggcgggggcggcgtcgcggcgtcaTCCTCCGCCGGGGCAGGCGCCGCCTGCTGCGGCTGCCCGTTGGAGAGCTCCAGGGCCTTGGCGAGCGCGAGCGGCACCTCCTCCTCGGACTCCGCGAGCAGCGCGATGGGCGCCCCCACGGGCGCGGACTCCCCGGCCTGGACGAGGACAGCCGCGACGATGCCGTCGTGGAAGGTCTCGACGTCCATGTCGGCCTTGTCGgactcgacgacgacgacggcgtcgCCCTTGCTGACGCGGTCGCCCTCGGCGGCGGACCAGGAGACGATCTTTCCCTCCGTCATGGTGGAGCTGAGCGCCGGCATGAAGATCTCCCGGATCTTGGCGCGCACCACcatccgcccgcgccgcggccgcggcaccGGCACCGCCGCGGAGCGGAGGCGCGCGGGCACGGTGGAGGCGGAGAGCGAGAGGGGCGCCGGGGCCGTCGCCATTGGAGAAGAGGAGTGCTCGAGGTCGTTGAGGCGGAGGCGGGGAGGGGGCGGGGCTTGGCTGCTTGGGTATAAGGGGAGGGGAGTGAGGCGACTCCGGCGAGGGCGGAGAAAGCGAGGCGAGGGTGGCTTTGGAAACTCCGACGATTCATTCGTGGGCCGGGCTCAATGTCCGGCCCACGTCATTAACAAGGTGGGCTGGGCCGGGATTTTTGTCAGATGGGCCGAATAACATATGGGCCGGGCCATAGTCACCTGGGCGAAGGGCTCCACAAGGCCCAGCCCACCACTGCTCCCCCACTGAGAAGGACCCATCGCCGGAAGCCACAGAGCTCTCGCGCACATCCAGCTCCTCGCCTCGCGACCAAATCTGCCGTCTCTctctcaaagaaaaaaaaaaaaaaaaaatctgccgtctccgccgccgccgccgccgccgcagcccgcaccgaaGGGATCCGCGCTCGCGATGAACACGGACATCACCGCGTCGACGAAGCCGGAGTACCCGGTGGTGGACCGGAACCCGGCCTTCACCAAGGTGGTCGGCAACTTCTCGGCGCTCGACTACATGCGCCTCTCCACCATCTCCGCCGTCTCCGTCACCGTCGGCTACCTCTCCGGTTCGGTCCCCATCCTTAGATTCCCCTCC carries:
- the LOC120712423 gene encoding NADH-ubiquinone oxidoreductase 20.9 kDa subunit-like, which codes for MNTDITASTKPEYPVVDRNPAFTKVVGNFSALDYMRLSTISAVSVTVGYLSGIKPGIRGPSMVTGGLIGVMGGFMYAYQNSAGRLMGFFPNDAEVARYKHKL